The following are from one region of the Sulfurimicrobium lacus genome:
- the rpmH gene encoding 50S ribosomal protein L34, translated as MKRTFQPSVVKRKRTHGFRARMKTAAGRAIINARRASGRARLAV; from the coding sequence ATGAAACGTACTTTTCAGCCATCCGTTGTCAAACGCAAACGCACCCATGGCTTTCGTGCCAGAATGAAAACGGCAGCTGGTCGAGCCATTATCAATGCTCGCCGCGCAAGTGGTAGGGCACGTCTGGCTGTCTGA